A genomic window from Leptospira fletcheri includes:
- a CDS encoding SOS response-associated peptidase → MPLRNRSGKSIAFLRSKDENWGMCDSYRLPSDADQIVSQFRIENETAEIGEKFRMDREVFPGDIAPVLILQSEERVLKNYKWGVWNSKTQKYETVARIESFKTSPLWKDAIKSSRCLIPASSFSEWKTLSETERINVEINHKSTELFAFAGLHVHYHEGGQIIPGFAIITVPASLEMTPVGERQPGVITQEDYSSWLDGAADPISLVRSERGIVFEIKKDPSTEAEDLSSG, encoded by the coding sequence ATGCCTCTCCGGAATCGATCCGGAAAATCGATTGCTTTTCTCCGCTCGAAAGACGAAAATTGGGGAATGTGCGATTCGTACAGGCTTCCGTCCGACGCGGACCAAATCGTCTCTCAATTCCGGATCGAGAACGAAACGGCGGAAATCGGAGAGAAGTTCAGAATGGACCGGGAAGTCTTTCCCGGAGATATCGCCCCAGTCTTGATCCTCCAATCCGAGGAAAGGGTCCTGAAGAATTACAAATGGGGAGTCTGGAACAGCAAAACCCAAAAATACGAAACCGTCGCCAGGATCGAAAGTTTCAAAACTTCTCCGTTATGGAAGGACGCGATCAAAAGTTCCCGCTGTCTCATCCCTGCCAGTTCCTTTTCCGAATGGAAAACCCTCTCCGAAACGGAAAGAATCAACGTCGAGATCAATCATAAATCCACGGAGCTCTTCGCGTTTGCGGGACTGCATGTGCATTATCATGAAGGAGGTCAAATCATACCGGGGTTTGCGATCATCACCGTACCTGCCTCCTTGGAAATGACTCCCGTCGGAGAAAGACAACCCGGAGTGATCACCCAAGAGGATTACTCATCCTGGCTGGACGGAGCTGCGGATCCGATATCGTTGGTCCGGAGCGAGCGCGGCATCGTATTCGAGATCAAAAAGGACCCTTCCACCGAAGCCGAGGATTTGAGTTCCGGCTAA